A segment of the Lolium perenne isolate Kyuss_39 chromosome 3, Kyuss_2.0, whole genome shotgun sequence genome:
gagaaacttcgccatgaatactatgagtagaaaccaaggacatacttgtccatatgctacagcggagcgtgtctctctcccataaagtgaatgctaggatccattttattcaaacaaaacaaaaaacaaaaacaaaccgacgctccaagcaaagcacataagatgtgatggaataaaaatatagtttcaggggaggaacctgataatgttgtcgatgaagaaggggatgccttgggcatccccaagcttagacgcttgagtcttcttgatatatgcaggggtgaaccaccagggcatccccaagcttagagctttcactctccttgatcatgttgcatcatactcctctcttgatccttgaaaacttcctccacaccaaacttagaataactcattagagggttagcgacaataaaaataaacatattcagaggtgacacaatcattcttaacacttctggacattgcataaagctactggacattaatggatcaaagaaattcatccaacatagcaaaagaggcaatgcgaaataaaaggcagaatctgtcaaatcagaacagtttgtattgacgaattttatcgaggcaccagacttgctcaaatgaaaatgctcaaattgaatgaaagttgcgtacatatctgaggatcactcacgtaaattggcataattttctgagttacctacagggaaaacagcccagattcgtgacagcaaagaaatctgtttctgcgcagtaatccaaatctagtatgaacttttctatcaacggctttacttggcacaataaaacactaaactaagataaggagaggttgctacagtagtaaacaacttccaagacacaaaataaaaacaaagtactgtaggtaaaaacatgggttgtctcccataagcgcttttctttaacgcctttcagctaggcgcagaaattgtgtatcaagtattatcaagagacgaagtgtcaacatcataatttgttctaataatagaatcaaaaggtaacttcattctctttctagggaagtgttccatacctttcttgagaggaaattgatattttatattaccttccttcatatcaatagtagcaccaacggttcgaagaaaaggtcttcccaatatgatgggacaagatgcattgcattcaatatccaagacaacaaaatcaacggggacaaggttattgttaacggtaatgcgaacattatcaactttccccaaaggtttctttgtagaatgatcagcaagattaacatccaaataacaatttttcagcggtggcaagtcaagcatattataaattttcttaggcataacagaaatacttgcaccaagatcacataaagcattacaatcaaaatctttaaccttcatcttaatgatgggttcccaaccatcctctagctttctaggaatagaggtttcgcgctctagtttctcttctctagcttttatgagagcatttgtaatatgatgtgtgaaagccaaatttatagcactagcattaggacttttagcaagtttttgcaagaactttataacttcagagatgtggcaatcatcaaaattcaaaccattataatctaaagcaatgggatcatcatccccaatgttggaaaaaatttcagcaagcTTTTATCACAGCAGTTTCAAAGTGATTTTAGcgctttcgggcagtttctcgcgctttgcattagaagtggaaacattgctaacaccaattcttttattatcaatagtaggaggtgcagcaacatgtgtagcattagcattactagtggtggtaatagtccaaactttagctacattcttctctttagctagtttttcattttcttctctatcccacctagcacgcagttcagccattaatcttatattctcattaattctaacttggatggcatttgctgtagtaacaattttattatgatgattttcattaggcaaaactttcgatttcaaaagatcaacatcagcagcaagactatcgactttagaagcaagtatatcaattttcccaagcttttcttcaacagatttgttaaaagcagtttgtgtactaataaattctttaagcatggcttcaagtccagggggtgtgttcctattattgttgtaaggattcccataagaattaccatagccgttgccattattataaggatatggcctatagttgttactagaattgttccggtaagcattgttgttgaaattactatttttaatgaagtttacatcaacatgttcttcttgtgcaaccaatgaagctaacggaacattattaggatcaatattagtcctatcattcacaagcatagacataatagcatcaatcttatcactcaaggaagaggtttcttcgacagaatttaccttcttaccttgtggagctctttccgtgtgccattcagagtagttgatcatcatattatcgagaagctttgttgcttcaccaagagtgatggacataaaggtacctccagcagctgaatccaataaattccgcgaagaaaaatttagtcctgcatagaaggtttggatgatcatccaagtagtcagtccatgggttggacaatttttaaccagagatttcattctttcccaagcttgagcaacatgttcagtatctaattgtttaaaattcattatgctactcctcaaagatataattttagcagggggataatatctaccaatgaaagcatccttgcatttagtccatgaatcaatactattcttaggcagagatagcaaccaatctttagctcttcctcttaatgagaaagggaacaattttaaatttataatgtcaccatctacatccttatacttttgcatttcacatagttcaacaaaattattaagatgggcagcagcatcatcagaactaacaccagaaaattgctctcgcataacaagattcagtaaagcaggtttaatttcaaagaattctgctgtagtagcaggtggagcaataggtgtgcataagaaatcattattatttgtggttgtgaagtcacacaacttagtattttcagcgttggccattttagcaatagtaaataaagcaaactagataaagtaaatgcaagtaactaattttttgtgtttttgatatagcaaacaagatagcaaataaagtaaaactagcaactaatttttttgtattttgatttagtgcagcaaacaaagtagtaaataaaactaagcaagacaaaaacaaagtaaagagattgagaagtggagactccccttgcagcgtgtcttgatctccccggcaacggcgccagaaaaagagcttgatggcatgtaactcacacgttcgttgggaaccccaagaggaaggtatgatgcgcacagcagcaagttttccctcagaaagaaaccaaggtttaatcgaaccagtaggagtcaagaagcacgttgaaggttgatggcggcgggatgtagtgcggcgcaacaccagagattccggcgccaacgtggaacctgcacaacacaaccaaagtactttgccccaacgaaacagtgaggttgtcaatctcaccagcttgctgtaacaaaggattaaccgtattgtgtggaagatgattgtttgcagaaaacagtagaacaagtattgcagtagattgtatttcagtaaagagaattggaccggggtccacagttcactagaggtgtctctcccataagacaaacaacatgttgggtgaacaaattacagttgggcaattgacaaataaagagagcatgaccatgcacatacatatcatgatgagtatagtgagatttaattgggcattacgacaaagtacatagaccgccatccaactgcatctaacaATCTAATATGTTAAATTTGATAAGAAgttaacaaaaaaaataaaaaaaggggTGGTCGGGGGGCTCACCttgccggcggagaggaggcgcgcggcggcggtgTTGGAGGAGGCGGCGGGCGGCAGCGGGCACGCGATGGCGAGCGGAGGCGGCGGGCGGAGGCGGTGTTGGAGGAGGCGGCGGGCGGCGACGCGCGGACGGAGACGGGCGACGgcgggtgatggcgtgtaactcacacgttcgttgggaaccccaagaggaaggtatgatgcgcacagcagcaacttttccctcagaaagaaaccaaggtttaatcgaaccaagagggagtcaagaagcacgttgaaggttgatggcggcgggatgtagtgcggcgcaacaccagagattccggcgccaacgtggaacctgcacaacacaaccaaagtactttgccccaacgaaacagtgaggttgtcaatctcaccggcttgctgtaacaaaggattaaccgtattgtgtggaagatgattgtttgcagaaaacagtagaacaagtattgcagtagattgtatttcagtaaagagaattggaccggggtccacagttcactagaggtgtctctcccataagacaaacagcatgttgggtgaacaaattacagttgggcaattgacaaataaagagggcatgaccatgcacatacatatcatgatgagtatagtgagatttaattgggcattacgacaaagtacatagaccgccatccaactgcatctatgcctaaaaagtccaccttcaggttatcatccgaaccccctccagtattaagttgcaaagcaacagacaattgcattaagtatggtgcgtaatgtaatcaacaactacatccttagacatagcatcaatgttttatccctagtggcaacagcacaacacaaccttagaactttctcacacttgtccccgagatatcaatggaggcatgaacccactatcgagcataaatactccctcctggagttacaagcatctacttggccagagcatctactagtaacggagatcatgcaagatcataaacaacacatagacataactttgataatcaacataacaagtattctctattcatcggatcccaacaaacgcaacatatagaattacagatagatgatcttgatcatgttaggcagctcacaagatccgacaatgaagcacaatggggagaagacaaccatctagctaccgctatggacccatagtccaggggtagactactcacacatcactccggggcgaccatggcggcgtagagtcctccgggagatgattcccctctccggcagggtgccggaggcgatctctggatcccccgagatgggatcggcggcggcggcgtctctcggaaggttttccgtatcgtggctctcggtgcgggagtttcgcaacggaggctttaagtaggcggaagggcaggtcggggaggcggcacgagggccccacaccacagggccgcgcggccaaggggggccgcgccgcctagggtgtggccccctcgtggccccacttcgtctcctcttcggacttctcggaagcttcgtggcaaaataggaccctgggcgttgatttcgtccaattacgagaatatttcgttactaggatttcgaaaccaaaaacagcagaaacaaagaatcggcacttcggcatcttgttaataggttagttccagaaaatgcacgaatatgacataaagtgtgcataaaacatgtagataacatcaataatgtggcatggaacataagaaattatcgatacgtcggagacgtatcagcgggcgCGCGCGGGCCTGcgatgcggcggcggcgcggtgggcggcggcgtggtgggcggcggcggcaacAGCGTGGGGCGCGCGTCGGCCGGCGGCACGGTCGGCGGCGGCTCGGAGATTGGGCAGCCTGGCGGCCCTCGAGTTCCTCTCCGCGCGCGATTGATCTGCGCGAGGAAGGGGACGAGCAATTTAAGGGAGCCCCCCTTTTGTCCCGCTGCAtggcacgaaccgggaccaaaggcccccccTTTTCGCCTGTTCCTCTCCCTTGGCGCCAGAttaatttttttcaaaatttttttgttcccgccttatttcaaaccaAAAAAAGGGCTATGATATATCAACATGTTCAGAAAAAAAACTCTATCTAATAAAAGTATAATTTACATATGAATTTAAATAAGTTATGAATTTGAAGCCACCGCCGCCGCAGTGCCACACGCCGCCCCTTCCACGTGCCACCACCGCCAATGTGCCACacatgtcccttccccgtgccacatgtcgccgccgcttccacgtgcctcgccccgccgccgccggcgtgcgacgtgtagatgccgcttccacgtgccacgccccgccgcttccctgcACCACCTATCGCCAAACTTgtcgcgtcgctgtgctataaagcgccgcgtgcgcgcggaaccacacgttgctgtcgcctccgttcattcgtcgccgggatgccgccgcgccgtcgtggCTCGTCCGACTTCTGTGGCGTCCGAGCacgtccgaacggtaggttctacgccgagatgcgcgccggtgtcttccggctcaccctcggcacgtacaacaccccggagctggcggcgcgcgcttacgacgcggccgcatggcgatttcggcggccacggtgcgacatgaacttcccagacgtcgaatcgctagaggaggcggagtttctcgggccgacgccgtgcctcgtcaacgacgaggaccgtcgccgccaccgccaggtgtaatgccggatcgccatcgccgagcacgacgaggagttgatgcgccagtgaagggcgcagttccccaacgacgtcgacaacaccgacgcgttcttcgttGACCTCTGGGCacatcgcaggtccaacaggcgccaccgtcgggccattgccgtgttcgagctcgacaacccgagtacaacttgggccgacaacgaccctcggtgggacgacatttggaccgagacaacctccgacgacgagtagatcgactagactagttgtttatctattttaattgtattttcaataaagtcgttgtggcagacgctgatgatgagaaaagtttcccgccagatacatgaaattaaagtacagagctcaactgaaaattaattaagatacatggccagattcgactattcgagtcattcagtcatactcgtgcctagccctatagtactcgccattgtagtcgtcgtagtcgccgtcatcatcatcgctggcatcggggtcgcggtagtcccggtttgtaatacaaaccgggtccaaaggacactacaggacaggcgccagctagtggggtcgccctgggcaaaacgaaccgggaccaatgccccccattggtcccggtttggttctgcactgggacatttgcttgggaccaaaggcctcttctccactagtggtgGCAGCCTAATCGTGTCCCAATATGAAGCCAATGCATTAAAATTTCCAAACTTTCTAAATTTTACCAATCAACACATTATAGGGTTCATGAGGCTATTTCTTTGTAGATAAAGAGACCGTGCAAAGAGGCTGCGAAGTCGCATGGGGCGCCTCCTCACCAGTCATGTGCTCCCCGAATTCACCACAATAGAATCAGTTTATTACACTATAATATCAAAAATGGAATTTTACAGCAGTGGCTGCATATTCAGCCAAAGCTGAAAATCCAATTTTATAATTCAATTCCGCAAAACACAATCGCAGGATGATGTTAGAGAACCAAAGGTAAATATACATCGAGGTCGACCTCGATTCCTGCTAAAACAAGGTCAGTCCGACCAGGTGAAACTTTCCTTTTCTGGCCCACCGTGGGGACCACGCACTTTCCTTTTTCGGCCCACCGTGGGGACCCCGTAGCATACGATCATCTCCCACGTGAAAGCCACTTTTTTTTGGGGACCACAACATAAAGCTACATCTACATCGGATCCCATCTTCTTCTTACCTGCTACATGTGCGCTGGATCCCCATCTTCTTCTCCAGCATGCCAATAACAAGGACGAAACCAGGCAAGAACAGTCACATCCAGATTCTTCTCTCCTCTCGTCCAGTTCCAGCCACCAGTTAAACCTGCTACATCGAGGTTTGAAAACGATCTCCTTTTCTGCTGAATACATCGAGGTCGGCCTACCTGACGAATAGATCTGCATACTTGCTTGTTTCAGATCTGCTACATACATATAGGGAGAGATCTGCTACATTGAGAAGAGGGATCTGCTACATCTGACGACTAGCAGGTCCAGGAAAATCACCTCCAAACCATCCCCCTGCTACATAGTCTAACCCTCTGCAAAATCAGTTGCCTGGAAGGTACTATCTTGCCCAGATTCAGTTACATGCACCTTTCCCTTGCTACATCTAGTGAAAAAATATGGCAGCATCAAGTCTTTAGACAGCTATAGTTGCCACTGAATGTATGTTACATGTAACTACTTTTGTCTGAAATAAATTACTGCTATGTTACATGTGCCACTAATGTAACTGTAGGACAAACAAAAAGTAACAAGTCTAAAAGAAAAAGAGCATAGAACAGAAAAGATAGCATGTAGAACACAGGATATAACACAAAAAGATGGAACACAAAAAGTAGATAGCATGTAACTGGTAGAAACACAAAAGGTAGGACAACCATGTAGAACACAAAGAAAAAAGCATGTAACTGGTAGAACAACTAGGTAGAACACAAAGTTAGGGGCAGAGCTACAAAGAACACTAGACTGCAGCTGGTATGTTACATGCTCATACTGGTTATCAGTTCATACTGGTTTGCCATTAGTAAAAGTAGTACTGCATGAAATTTGCCCATACTGGTTGCCATGTCAGTCACATGATCTTTCCTGGTATTGCCTTGGTTTTCTGCGGAACATATTTACAACTTGCACCTGTAAAACagggaaaaaataaaaaaaggagaATGTTATTTAACTGAAGATGGTAAAAAACAGATGTAAATTTACTTTAGAAAATGTTGTGCAACCAAAAAATCTTAATGATTCATGTCATTGATTCCATGCAGATTTTTGTTTTTGAAGAAGAATGCCAAGGGCTCGCGGATTTGAATACTGGTTTGGTGGCATTGATCTCAATGCAACTCCTGAAGCTAGTACATCAACTGATCAACATGCTGGGCAGCCGCCAGAAGTCGGAGGCCATCGTGTCGATCCCCAAGGAGATGAAGCAGGCCCTTCAAACAATGATCAGCAAGCTGATTCGCGTGCACGGACTGGTGTTACACTTTCCAGTGAGGAAAGCGATGGTGAAGCTGAGGTTGAGTCAACGCCTGAAGGATATGTTCCAAAGGTTCCATTTGTTGGCATGATGTTTGACACACCTGAACTAGCTTTGCAGCACTACAACAGATATGCTCACCACATTGGTTTTTCAGTGAAGATAGAATCATCTAGGAGATGTGCTAAAGATGGTGAGCTAGATAAATTTGTTTATGTCTGCAACAAATCTGGGAAGCCTAGAGAAGAAGAAGCAGTCCCAGTTAAGCAGAGGAACCGTAAGCTAACTGTGCTGACCGACTGCAAAGCAAAGCTTCGAGTAAAACGTGATGGTGCTAGATGGAAAGTTACTCAGTTTGTCGAGGTGCATACACATGAGGTGATTGACAAGTTTGCGCTTAAGAAGTACTTGAGATCACACAACAAGATCCCTGCAGAagagaaaaagttcattgacttgTTGCATGAAGTCAACCTTACTTCAGGAAGAATCATGGAAATCATGGGGGAGCTATATGGGAGCAAGCAGAATGTCCCATACAACAGCAAACCAGTTAGTAACTACACTGCAAAACTAGGGAACTATGACAGGATTAAAGATATCCCAGAGCTGTTAGAGTACTTTGAAGAAATCAAGAAAGATGATCCCAGATTTTTCTACAGGTTCAAGCTAGATGCAGAAAATAAAGTGGAGAACCTGTTCTGGGTGGATAGCAAAGCAAGAGATGTCTACCCCCTGTACAATGATTGTATTTCTTTTGATACAACATTCATGACAAACCAGTACAGCATGCCATGTGCTCCTTTCATTGGAATAAATAGATATGGTCAATCCATCCAGCTTGGTTGTGGTTTTGTGAGGAATGAATCTTCTGTGAACTTTGTGTGGTTGTTTGAGCGGTTTTTAGAGGCAATGGATGGACTACATCCATTGAACATCATTACAGATCAAGATGCAGCTATCAGAACTGCTATCCTCATTGTGTTCATTGGCATCATACACAGGTTCTGCAGGTGGCATATAATGCAAAAAGTACAGGAAAAACTTGGTACTTTTGTTGCTCAGAGAGAAGACTTGCGTTTAGAGTTCAATGATGTGATTGACTACAGCATGACACCGGAAGAGTTTGAACAGCGGTGGGCAAATATGGTGGAAACGCATGGGGTTGCAGATAACACACATTTTCTTGACCTCTATGATTTGCGTGAGTATTTTGTGCCAGCATATTTCCGCCACCGGTTTTTCCCATTCCTTCAAACTACATCTAGAAGTGAAGGGTTTAATGCTGTTCTTAAGCAGTATGTTCATCCACATGATAGCCTTGTTCGTTTCTTCAAGCAGTACATGAAACTACAGGAGAGAATTGATGTAACAGAAGATGCTCATGAGTTTGATGGTGATGAGAAGACAGTCAGGCTTTGGGGGGACTTTCCCATGGAGAAGCAGATCCTTCAGACATACACCATGCCCATCTACCACCGCTTTCAGCTTGAGCTTCGGAAGATTACATCCTATAATGTTCGTGACATTGGTGTTACTGAACAAGGGAGCATTCATGAGGTTTTCCCAATACAAGGATCCGTGCGCGGGTACGGTAGGAGGAGTTATCGTGTCGATGCTGATGTAGCTAATGGAATCTACAATTGTGAATGTTGCAAAATTAACAGGGATGGTATCCTGTGCTGCCATGCATTGAAAGTTATGACACATCTAGGGATGGTTACAAAATACCCAGAGCACTACATCCTACCCAGGTGGTGTCTACCCCCTCCCGACATAGTTGCACCGCGGGATGAGAGACAAGAAAAGCCTGTTGGCCAGAAGCTATCTAGAAAAGATATGAGATTGCTTAGATATGGTAACCTCTGCAGTGATTTTGCTAAGCTTGCTGTTGGTTTAGCGGCCTCAGAGAAAACTAATGAAATAGCTGAACGGCACATGAGAGCaatggagaaagagatggcagatTTGAAAAAGGCTAATGCTGATGCACTCAAAAAAAGGAAGAGCGCCAAGCATGCAGTAAACACCAACACTGCTAATGATTCACAAGAAAGTGTACCTATGGAAGAAGATGCTGCTACTGTGGAGAATCGGAAAGCTAGGAACCCACCAATGTCAGCGACAAAAGGGCGCCCAGGTTCAAAAAGAAAGAAAGGTGGTCTACAGTTACAGAAACCAAAACAAGGTCTCTGTGGTGTGTGCAAGCAACCAGGTCACGATGCTCGTACGTGCGAGGTGCGACTAGCAAACCCAGAGAAGTACAGTTTGTTGGGCCTTTTTCATTGATTTGaaaaaaaagaaggaaaaaaaTATAAGAAGTGAAGGACATTGTGTTTGATTTAAAAATTATGTGGCTCATGTTACCTTGTCGAACAAATTTGTACGAGACCTTTTTGCGAATATTTAAATGATTTTTGAGACAGTATGTTTTCTGATGCGAAAAAATGTATCTTATGATTGTCAACTTATACTTTATTGCATTTGCTGAATTCTTTTCGATAGAGTAATAATAAAGTAACTATGTAAAGTCAGTATTGAAACATATGTAacattaaaaaatgaaaaaaaagagcATG
Coding sequences within it:
- the LOC127340535 gene encoding protein FAR1-RELATED SEQUENCE 5-like, giving the protein MPRARGFEYWFGGIDLNATPEASTSTDQHAGQPPEVGGHRVDPQGDEAGPSNNDQQADSRARTGVTLSSEESDGEAEVESTPEGYVPKVPFVGMMFDTPELALQHYNRYAHHIGFSVKIESSRRCAKDGELDKFVYVCNKSGKPREEEAVPVKQRNRKLTVLTDCKAKLRVKRDGARWKVTQFVEVHTHEVIDKFALKKYLRSHNKIPAEEKKFIDLLHEVNLTSGRIMEIMGELYGSKQNVPYNSKPVSNYTAKLGNYDRIKDIPELLEYFEEIKKDDPRFFYRFKLDAENKVENLFWVDSKARDVYPLYNDCISFDTTFMTNQYSMPCAPFIGINRYGQSIQLGCGFVRNESSVNFVWLFERFLEAMDGLHPLNIITDQDAAIRTAILIVFIGIIHRFCRWHIMQKVQEKLGTFVAQREDLRLEFNDVIDYSMTPEEFEQRWANMVETHGVADNTHFLDLYDLREYFVPAYFRHRFFPFLQTTSRSEGFNAVLKQYVHPHDSLVRFFKQYMKLQERIDVTEDAHEFDGDEKTVRLWGDFPMEKQILQTYTMPIYHRFQLELRKITSYNVRDIGVTEQGSIHEVFPIQGSVRGYGRRSYRVDADVANGIYNCECCKINRDGILCCHALKVMTHLGMVTKYPEHYILPRWCLPPPDIVAPRDERQEKPVGQKLSRKDMRLLRYGNLCSDFAKLAVGLAASEKTNEIAERHMRAMEKEMADLKKANADALKKRKSAKHAVNTNTANDSQESVPMEEDAATVENRKARNPPMSATKGRPGSKRKKGGLQLQKPKQGLCGVCKQPGHDARTCEVRLANPEKYSLLGLFH